One Massilia sp. 9096 genomic window carries:
- a CDS encoding 2-hydroxyacid dehydrogenase: MKIAVYSTRRYDKTMLTEANAGAGHELRFMEDRLTSTSAVLAKDCEAVCVFVNDNVDAEVLGILAMQGTRLIATRSTGYNHIDAQAAQDMGIAVVRVTDYSPHSVAEFAVGLLLAVNRKIARASNRTRDGNFDLEGLMGFDLHGKTVGVIGTGKIGLIFARIMAGFGCSLVGYDMFPSPAFEALGGRYVSIDELLRCSDVVSLHCPLTPETHHIVDAASLARIKRGCILVNTSRGGLVDTECAIAALKTGQLGGLAIDVYEQEASLFFQDLSSTIITDDVIQRLVAFPNVIVTGHQAFFTVEAIGQIMRTTIESITDFALGRTLRNRIPAP; this comes from the coding sequence ATGAAGATCGCCGTATATAGCACACGCCGCTACGACAAGACCATGCTGACCGAAGCCAACGCGGGCGCAGGCCACGAACTCCGTTTCATGGAAGACCGGCTGACCAGCACCAGCGCCGTGCTGGCCAAGGACTGCGAGGCTGTCTGCGTGTTCGTCAACGACAACGTCGACGCCGAGGTGCTCGGGATATTGGCGATGCAGGGCACGCGGCTGATCGCGACACGCTCGACCGGATACAACCATATCGACGCCCAAGCTGCGCAAGACATGGGCATCGCGGTCGTGCGCGTCACCGACTACTCGCCGCATTCGGTGGCCGAGTTTGCGGTGGGCCTGCTGCTGGCGGTGAATCGCAAGATCGCGCGCGCGAGCAACCGCACGCGCGACGGCAACTTCGACCTCGAAGGCCTGATGGGCTTCGACCTGCACGGCAAGACCGTCGGGGTCATCGGCACCGGCAAGATCGGCCTCATTTTTGCGCGCATCATGGCCGGTTTCGGTTGCTCGCTGGTGGGTTACGACATGTTTCCCTCGCCGGCGTTCGAAGCGCTGGGCGGACGGTATGTCAGCATCGATGAGCTGCTCCGTTGCAGCGACGTCGTGTCGCTGCACTGCCCGCTGACGCCGGAAACCCATCACATCGTGGACGCAGCCTCGCTGGCGCGCATCAAACGCGGCTGCATCCTGGTCAACACCAGCCGCGGCGGCCTGGTCGACACCGAATGCGCGATCGCCGCGCTGAAGACCGGCCAGCTAGGCGGCCTGGCGATCGACGTGTACGAGCAGGAAGCCAGCCTGTTCTTCCAGGACCTGTCCTCGACGATAATCACCGATGACGTAATCCAGCGTCTGGTGGCCTTCCCGAACGTAATCGTGACGGGCCATCAGGCCTTCTTCACGGTCGAGGCGATCGGCCAGATCATGCGCACCACCATCGAAAGCATCACCGACTTCGCGCTTGGACGCACGCTGCGCAACCGGATTCCGGCGCCATGA